One window of Methanofervidicoccus abyssi genomic DNA carries:
- a CDS encoding FeGP cofactor biosynthesis guanylyltransferase HcgB family protein encodes MDRLENCILKAYLESYRGERKGDKWEEIETIKNYILNGKKIVVATNNLNKFRIIRDILIEKVYKDKDVDISKVDIPTEVSDLTRMPVLSKGLMAVDTTDAHIVIARGRLGVPGSGSMLLIMDGKGRILSGSLSPPSVIHKRSIEDTVREELLEALKRIGI; translated from the coding sequence ATGGATAGATTGGAAAACTGTATTCTAAAGGCATACCTTGAATCCTACAGGGGAGAAAGAAAAGGAGATAAATGGGAAGAGATAGAAACTATAAAGAATTATATTCTCAATGGGAAAAAGATAGTTGTTGCTACAAACAACTTAAATAAATTTAGGATAATCAGAGATATCTTAATAGAGAAGGTATATAAAGATAAGGATGTAGATATATCCAAGGTAGATATACCTACAGAGGTCTCAGATCTTACAAGGATGCCGGTATTAAGTAAGGGTTTGATGGCAGTAGATACTACAGATGCCCATATAGTTATTGCAAGGGGAAGATTGGGAGTGCCAGGTTCAGGTTCTATGCTTCTCATTATGGACGGCAAAGGTAGGATCTTAAGTGGTTCCCTGTCTCCTCCCTCTGTTATACATAAAAGAAGTATTGAAGATACTGTGAGAGAGGAGTTGTTGGAAGCTCTGAAGAGGATAGGTATATAG
- the minD gene encoding cell division ATPase MinD, with protein MAISIAIASGKGGTGKTTIAANLAVALAKFRRDVIVLDADIAMANLELVLGVEGKGKTLNDVLAGRASIEEAIYEGPAGVKVVPAGISLDAFRKARPEKLEEVLKKLHDMAEIIIIDCPAGIGREALTAISASEHLILVVNPEISSISDALKVIAIARRLDTNVLGAIINRTMKEDSELSSKAIATILEVPVLGVVPEDPNVRKCAAFGVPIVIRYPDSPASQAIMEIAAKLIGKEYKPKKVEKESFIKKFIRGIFGGRK; from the coding sequence ATGGCTATATCCATTGCTATAGCATCAGGTAAAGGAGGTACGGGTAAAACCACTATTGCAGCAAATTTAGCCGTAGCTTTAGCTAAGTTCAGAAGAGATGTTATAGTGTTAGATGCAGATATAGCTATGGCTAATTTAGAGTTAGTATTGGGAGTTGAAGGAAAAGGTAAAACATTAAACGATGTTCTTGCAGGGAGGGCCAGTATAGAGGAGGCTATATATGAAGGACCTGCAGGGGTAAAGGTAGTGCCTGCAGGTATATCCCTAGATGCATTTAGGAAGGCACGACCAGAGAAATTAGAGGAAGTACTGAAGAAATTACATGACATGGCTGAAATTATAATTATAGACTGTCCTGCAGGAATTGGAAGAGAGGCTTTGACTGCAATATCTGCTTCAGAACACCTAATACTGGTAGTTAATCCGGAGATATCCTCTATCTCCGACGCCCTCAAGGTTATAGCTATTGCCAGGAGATTAGATACAAATGTATTAGGAGCTATAATAAACAGAACTATGAAAGAAGATTCAGAACTAAGCTCAAAGGCTATTGCTACAATTTTAGAAGTTCCGGTTCTAGGTGTAGTTCCTGAAGACCCCAACGTAAGGAAGTGTGCTGCATTTGGAGTACCTATTGTAATAAGGTATCCAGATTCTCCCGCTTCTCAGGCCATTATGGAGATCGCTGCAAAGTTGATAGGTAAAGAATACAAACCTAAAAAAGTTGAAAAAGAATCCTTTATTAAAAAATTCATTAGAGGAATATTTGGAGGTAGAAAATGA
- a CDS encoding SAM-dependent methyltransferase HcgC family protein → MMCGITETVKTLESKTKVVDIIYSIVEEKTRAIKYFLEGEEFRETLIFGAYLCGNYMASSLLNDSEKVILVDIYPHLKDIVRNNKDITFMDINSFNLALRNKKLNPDLVIDLTGLGGLSPEVISNFDPEVLIVENPKGVYDREIFEVDNSLERLKVGKKRGLLNTYRISRISKTSGTMTLTIDTILDACHEIRELEGILYVIPNLKYYEGILFHEKNVKKFMGEINTPAITVSCLDEDIYPKIDEILRRNMERVKSFVEPIYR, encoded by the coding sequence ATGATGTGTGGTATAACTGAGACTGTGAAAACCTTGGAGTCAAAAACTAAGGTAGTAGATATAATATACTCTATTGTGGAGGAGAAGACAAGAGCTATAAAGTACTTCTTAGAGGGGGAAGAGTTTAGGGAGACCCTCATATTTGGAGCCTACCTCTGTGGAAATTATATGGCTTCTTCCCTTTTAAATGACTCTGAGAAGGTGATACTTGTAGATATATATCCCCATCTGAAGGATATTGTGCGAAACAATAAGGATATAACTTTTATGGACATAAACTCTTTCAATCTCGCCTTGAGAAATAAGAAGTTAAACCCTGACTTAGTTATCGACTTAACTGGGTTAGGGGGCTTGAGTCCAGAGGTCATTTCCAACTTCGATCCCGAAGTACTTATTGTAGAGAATCCAAAAGGAGTGTATGATAGGGAGATTTTCGAGGTAGATAACTCATTAGAGAGGTTAAAGGTAGGTAAGAAAAGGGGGTTGTTAAATACTTACAGGATCTCTAGGATCTCGAAAACTTCTGGAACTATGACATTAACTATAGACACTATACTAGACGCCTGCCATGAGATCAGGGAACTTGAAGGGATACTGTATGTAATACCAAATCTCAAATACTACGAGGGTATTCTGTTCCACGAGAAGAACGTCAAAAAGTTTATGGGAGAGATAAACACCCCTGCCATAACTGTAAGTTGCTTAGATGAGGATATATATCCAAAGATAGATGAGATACTCAGGAGAAATATGGAGAGGGTAAAATCCTTCGTAGAACCAATATACAGGTGA
- the speB gene encoding agmatinase, whose protein sequence is MYFEECYRYLCAYSDYQECEFAIFGVPYDGTTTYKPGARFGPDEVRKASWVLETYSPHLRRDLADVKISDLNNIIIEGDQREILNRIYRATLEIMRDGKKVVMIGGDHSTTYPLVKSSKEVYKDIVLIHFDAHCDLREEYLGNKYSHASVIRRCYEITKDIYQFGIRSGDKDEWEFAWKNTNIFSRLPKEEDIKEIKSLDKYIYITIDIDVLDPAYAPGTGTPEPCGYSTKELISTLYLFRDLRDKIVGFDVVEVSPPCDVNSITSIAAAKIIRELILTIGK, encoded by the coding sequence ATCTACTTCGAGGAGTGTTATAGGTATCTATGTGCCTATTCTGACTACCAGGAGTGTGAATTTGCTATATTTGGAGTGCCATACGACGGCACAACTACCTATAAACCTGGGGCAAGATTTGGACCAGACGAAGTTAGGAAAGCCTCCTGGGTGTTAGAAACCTACAGTCCACATCTAAGAAGAGATCTAGCAGATGTAAAAATCTCAGATTTAAACAACATTATAATAGAGGGGGATCAAAGGGAGATCCTAAATAGAATCTATAGAGCTACTCTTGAGATTATGAGGGATGGAAAGAAGGTGGTAATGATAGGGGGTGATCACTCTACTACGTATCCCCTCGTTAAATCTTCAAAAGAGGTCTATAAGGATATAGTGCTTATCCATTTTGATGCCCACTGCGATCTAAGGGAGGAGTATCTAGGAAATAAATACTCCCACGCCTCGGTTATAAGGAGATGTTATGAGATTACAAAAGATATATATCAATTTGGTATTAGAAGTGGAGATAAAGACGAATGGGAATTTGCCTGGAAGAATACAAATATATTCAGTAGGTTACCGAAGGAAGAGGATATTAAAGAGATAAAATCCTTAGATAAGTATATTTATATCACCATAGATATAGATGTATTAGATCCAGCCTACGCCCCCGGGACTGGCACTCCTGAACCTTGTGGATATTCTACTAAGGAGCTGATAAGTACCCTTTATCTTTTTAGGGATCTAAGGGATAAAATAGTAGGTTTCGATGTTGTAGAGGTGTCTCCACCCTGTGATGTAAATAGTATTACCTCTATCGCAGCTGCAAAGATAATAAGGGAACTTATACTTACCATTGGGAAGTGA
- the spcS gene encoding O-phosphoseryl-tRNA(Sec) selenium transferase, giving the protein MFRMDVSGLIPKNMENRGLLILKDNLRFIEDILSHRRIPKEGLPEDKIRLLLKFFSLMDTDKDPKVIRIGEREGRCVSKIQEELVSGFCHGIGRSGNLIDPQPKAPGASAMYNLTNSMLTSFLRNLGLKVHGIGLPVATGLSLSLCLNAVRRMYNSNVVIYPYAAHKSPIKGVYLVGFRMRLVETKLYGDAVKVDVDDIEDAIVHEIDMGNNPCILSTLTFFPPRESDDIVEIGKICKEYNIPHIVNGAYALQNRYYIEKLRKAFKYRVDAVVSSSDKNLLTPIGGGIVYSKDKDFLREVSLSYPGRACATPIVNILISLLSLGMKRYLELMEEQRRCRDLLEELLNNLVEKTESKVLNINNPISLAVTVNSDPVEIAGKLYNLRVTGPRGVRSTDKFATCYLHKYPYDYIVINAAIGVRDKDIIAVVEKLEDVLLRR; this is encoded by the coding sequence ATGTTCAGGATGGATGTAAGTGGGCTGATCCCCAAGAATATGGAGAATAGAGGTTTATTAATATTAAAGGACAACCTAAGGTTCATCGAGGATATACTAAGTCATCGAAGAATTCCAAAAGAAGGGTTACCTGAAGATAAGATAAGATTACTTTTAAAGTTCTTCTCACTTATGGATACTGACAAGGATCCAAAGGTTATAAGGATTGGGGAGAGGGAGGGTAGATGTGTTTCTAAGATCCAGGAAGAGTTAGTCTCTGGATTCTGTCATGGTATAGGTAGAAGTGGCAATCTCATAGATCCTCAACCTAAAGCCCCCGGTGCAAGTGCAATGTACAACTTGACTAATAGTATGTTAACAAGTTTCCTAAGGAATCTTGGTTTAAAGGTCCATGGGATAGGGCTACCAGTGGCAACAGGACTCTCCCTATCTCTCTGTCTGAATGCTGTAAGGAGGATGTATAACTCCAACGTGGTGATATACCCCTACGCTGCCCATAAGAGCCCAATAAAAGGGGTCTATCTTGTAGGGTTTAGGATGAGGCTGGTGGAGACTAAACTTTACGGAGATGCCGTCAAGGTAGATGTAGATGATATAGAAGATGCCATAGTACATGAGATAGATATGGGCAACAATCCCTGTATATTAAGTACTTTAACATTCTTTCCACCTAGGGAGAGTGATGATATAGTAGAAATAGGAAAAATCTGTAAGGAATACAACATACCTCACATTGTAAATGGTGCTTATGCACTCCAGAATAGATACTATATAGAAAAACTGAGGAAAGCATTCAAGTATCGTGTAGATGCAGTAGTAAGTTCTTCAGATAAGAACCTACTAACACCCATAGGTGGAGGTATTGTATATTCAAAGGATAAGGATTTTTTAAGGGAGGTATCTCTCAGTTATCCAGGTAGAGCCTGTGCAACTCCTATTGTAAATATACTTATCTCTCTCCTATCCCTAGGAATGAAAAGATATCTGGAGTTGATGGAGGAACAGAGGAGATGTAGAGATCTTTTAGAAGAACTCTTAAACAATCTAGTTGAAAAAACAGAAAGTAAAGTTTTAAATATTAACAATCCCATATCCTTAGCTGTAACTGTTAATTCGGATCCTGTTGAAATTGCAGGAAAACTTTATAACTTACGGGTCACTGGTCCAAGAGGTGTAAGATCCACCGACAAATTTGCTACCTGCTATCTTCACAAGTATCCTTACGATTACATTGTTATAAATGCAGCTATCGGTGTAAGGGATAAAGATATTATTGCGGTAGTTGAAAAATTGGAAGACGTTCTATTGAGACGGTAA
- the truA gene encoding tRNA pseudouridine(38-40) synthase TruA codes for MYILKVAYDGRHRGFQSQPHRDTVCDHVLSALEECGYISEEKRGIVFYGGRTDKGVSALGNFVVVYLKKEPKLSYIYSKLKNKGIWVLGYREIEGIPKVKYRHYRYILPKEGNYNVGLMIEGSKKLIGTHSFHNLSKRDRSKKKSPIRRIFDIKISEDRYYIIIDVIGESFLWNMVRKIVTVLSEIGRGRKDISWIDDLLHIDHREGVPPAPPEGLILVEARTDVEYIYDPYVLRRFREEWMEEYLKSIVKFGISKSMVDLLESPFNRMV; via the coding sequence ATGTATATCCTTAAGGTAGCTTACGATGGACGTCATAGGGGATTCCAATCTCAACCTCACAGAGACACTGTATGTGATCACGTACTAAGTGCATTAGAAGAGTGTGGTTATATAAGTGAAGAAAAAAGGGGTATTGTATTTTACGGAGGTAGAACCGATAAAGGTGTCTCTGCACTTGGAAATTTTGTAGTAGTCTATCTAAAGAAAGAACCTAAACTTTCCTACATTTACTCAAAGTTAAAGAATAAAGGTATCTGGGTACTAGGATATAGAGAGATAGAAGGAATACCTAAAGTAAAATATAGACACTATAGGTATATACTTCCAAAGGAAGGTAATTACAACGTAGGTCTGATGATCGAGGGATCTAAAAAACTTATTGGGACCCATTCCTTCCATAATCTTTCCAAAAGAGACAGATCCAAGAAAAAAAGTCCTATTAGGAGAATATTCGATATAAAGATCTCCGAGGATAGATACTATATTATAATAGATGTCATAGGCGAAAGTTTTCTCTGGAATATGGTAAGGAAGATAGTAACAGTACTCTCTGAGATAGGTAGAGGTAGGAAAGATATAAGTTGGATAGATGACCTCCTGCATATTGATCATAGGGAAGGTGTACCTCCTGCTCCTCCTGAAGGTCTTATTCTAGTTGAAGCTAGGACAGATGTAGAATATATATACGACCCCTACGTACTTAGAAGATTCAGAGAAGAATGGATGGAAGAGTATCTTAAGAGTATTGTAAAGTTTGGAATATCTAAAAGTATGGTAGATCTACTGGAATCTCCTTTTAACAGAATGGTATAG
- a CDS encoding argininosuccinate synthase — MADKICVLAYSGGLDTSCCLKLLEEKYGYKVVTLCVDVGQPEEEIVESEEKAKRYGVYKHYTIDAKEEFVKEYIFRAIKANAMYEGYPLSTALARPLIALKLVQLAEELGAEAVAHGCTGKGNDQFRFESIVRAMAPHLRIIAPIRDLNLTRKEEIEYAKKHGIDIPSESKKYSIDENLWGRSIEGGPLEDPSFEPPEEIFTWTRNPKECTEEEYIEIEFEKGVPVGINGKKMDPVDLVRECNRIGGRNGIGRIDIMEDRILGLKSRENYECPGAVMLITAHKALEQLVLSREELKFKDIVDATYGDLIYRGLWHEPLREALDAFIEKTQERVCGKVTLKLYGGSIRVIGRESPYALYNKDLVSFEEKDMDQREIVGMVKYYGLQAILYHSVKRRFQ, encoded by the coding sequence ATGGCTGATAAGATATGTGTTTTAGCATACTCTGGAGGTTTAGATACAAGTTGTTGTCTAAAGTTGTTAGAGGAGAAGTATGGCTATAAGGTAGTAACCTTGTGTGTAGATGTGGGACAACCTGAAGAAGAGATTGTGGAATCTGAGGAGAAGGCAAAAAGATACGGAGTATATAAACACTACACTATAGATGCCAAGGAAGAGTTTGTAAAAGAATACATATTTAGGGCAATAAAGGCAAATGCCATGTACGAAGGATATCCTCTATCTACAGCTCTAGCAAGGCCCTTAATTGCATTGAAGCTGGTCCAGCTGGCAGAGGAGTTAGGTGCAGAGGCAGTGGCTCACGGTTGTACAGGGAAAGGGAATGATCAGTTTAGATTTGAAAGTATCGTCAGGGCGATGGCACCACATCTAAGAATCATAGCTCCAATTAGGGACCTAAATCTTACAAGGAAGGAGGAGATAGAGTACGCCAAAAAACATGGTATAGATATTCCATCAGAGAGTAAAAAATACAGTATAGATGAAAACCTGTGGGGCAGAAGTATAGAGGGAGGTCCTTTGGAAGACCCATCATTTGAACCTCCTGAAGAGATATTTACATGGACGAGGAATCCAAAGGAATGTACTGAGGAAGAATACATAGAGATAGAGTTTGAAAAAGGTGTCCCTGTCGGTATAAATGGAAAGAAGATGGATCCTGTTGATCTTGTAAGGGAGTGTAACAGAATAGGTGGAAGGAACGGTATCGGTAGGATAGACATTATGGAAGATAGAATCTTAGGTTTAAAATCCAGGGAAAACTATGAATGTCCGGGGGCGGTGATGCTAATAACTGCACATAAGGCGTTGGAGCAGTTAGTACTCAGTAGGGAAGAGTTGAAGTTCAAGGATATAGTAGATGCCACCTACGGAGATCTTATATATAGAGGACTCTGGCATGAACCTCTAAGGGAAGCATTAGATGCATTCATAGAAAAAACCCAGGAAAGAGTTTGTGGAAAAGTTACCTTGAAGTTATACGGAGGTTCTATTAGGGTTATTGGAAGAGAGAGTCCATATGCACTGTACAATAAAGATCTCGTATCCTTTGAGGAGAAGGATATGGACCAGAGAGAGATCGTAGGCATGGTTAAATACTACGGACTACAGGCTATACTATACCATTCTGTTAAAAGGAGATTCCAGTAG